A genome region from Nocardiopsis exhalans includes the following:
- a CDS encoding daptide-type RiPP, with protein sequence MTNQNDTTAQAAVNPELELEMQELEAMEAPGFWTGVSIGVGISASVATSVAIT encoded by the coding sequence ATGACGAACCAGAACGACACCACCGCGCAGGCGGCCGTCAACCCCGAACTGGAGCTGGAGATGCAGGAACTGGAGGCCATGGAGGCCCCCGGCTTCTGGACCGGCGTGTCCATCGGCGTCGGCATCAGCGCCAGCGTCGCCACCTCCGTCGCCATCACCTGA
- the mpaD gene encoding daptide-type RiPP biosynthesis aminotransferase, translating to MSETPQAFWPYLLPPSAHGDDGLCSVSASGHRIQFADGRELLDGSSGLWNTNLGYGNTAIADAIAEAARDASYLSAFRYENSYARRAAEDLVEVTGPDHYSRVLFSSSGGAANDVALKVARHYHVLVGQPRRNLVVSMRGSFHGLTFGGFALTGEDLGQRVYGVDQRLIRHVSPNEITELNTLMSRSAHQIAAVVVEPVLGTGTVPLSEEYVAELLRLRAEHGFLLVADEVATGFGRTGTFFASQRWPEQPDLLLTSKGLTNGTCPASAVLASRRVADTFAEHDAVLGHAETQGGSPVPCAAISATIGEMRRLDAVAAGQALGESLAAGLDALVAEAPQVTGVTGVGCFRTIRVVGPDGSALAPDQIASLVAAIRAAGAIVHPGPGGVQLIPALTYDEADLAELLHCVRRGIITHHEALASTDVESVTA from the coding sequence ATGAGCGAGACCCCCCAAGCGTTCTGGCCCTACCTGCTGCCACCGAGCGCGCACGGCGACGACGGACTGTGCTCCGTCTCGGCCAGCGGGCACCGGATCCAGTTCGCGGACGGACGTGAACTGCTCGACGGTTCGAGCGGTCTGTGGAACACCAACCTCGGCTACGGCAATACCGCCATCGCGGACGCGATCGCCGAGGCGGCCCGCGACGCCTCCTATCTCAGTGCCTTCCGATACGAAAACTCCTATGCCCGCCGGGCCGCCGAAGACCTGGTCGAGGTCACCGGTCCCGACCACTACTCCCGAGTGCTGTTCTCCTCTTCCGGAGGCGCGGCCAACGACGTGGCTCTGAAGGTGGCCCGCCACTACCACGTTCTGGTCGGCCAGCCCCGCCGCAATCTGGTGGTCAGTATGCGCGGCAGCTTCCACGGTCTGACCTTCGGCGGTTTCGCCCTCACCGGAGAGGACTTGGGCCAACGTGTCTACGGCGTGGACCAGCGGCTGATCAGGCACGTGTCACCCAACGAGATCACCGAGCTGAACACTCTGATGTCCCGCAGCGCCCATCAGATCGCCGCCGTCGTGGTCGAGCCGGTCCTGGGGACGGGGACGGTCCCGCTCAGCGAGGAGTACGTCGCCGAACTGCTGCGTCTGCGCGCCGAGCACGGCTTCCTCCTGGTAGCGGACGAGGTGGCTACGGGTTTCGGTCGGACCGGGACCTTCTTCGCCTCCCAACGCTGGCCCGAGCAGCCCGATCTGCTCCTCACCTCCAAGGGCCTGACCAACGGCACCTGCCCGGCCTCGGCCGTGCTCGCCTCCCGCCGTGTGGCGGACACCTTCGCCGAGCACGACGCCGTGCTGGGACACGCGGAGACCCAGGGTGGGAGCCCTGTCCCCTGCGCGGCGATCTCGGCGACCATCGGCGAAATGCGTCGGCTGGACGCGGTCGCGGCCGGTCAGGCGCTGGGTGAATCCCTGGCTGCCGGGCTGGACGCACTGGTCGCGGAGGCCCCCCAGGTGACAGGTGTGACCGGCGTGGGTTGCTTCCGCACGATCAGGGTCGTCGGACCGGACGGATCCGCGCTCGCTCCCGATCAGATCGCGTCCTTGGTCGCGGCGATCCGTGCGGCGGGAGCCATCGTGCACCCGGGTCCGGGCGGGGTCCAGCTCATCCCCGCTCTGACCTACGACGAGGCGGACCTGGCCGAACTCCTGCACTGCGTACGGCGCGGGATCATCACCCACCACGAGGCCCTGGCCTCCACCGACGTCGAGTCGGTGACGGCATGA
- the mpaC gene encoding daptide-type RiPP biosynthesis dehydogenase, protein MSTEFTAPPAPMPGVGHLAAWLQRDAAHRVTVLHDPAVSGQPILAAVLAQIEAADKNPRVLPLPGPGSRDSILGLSEVLDEEELIVGVGGGSVLDQAKLAVLFRSSPEALSRVSAPQRSGMVALPPHLGASVRVIAVPTTLGTGSELSTVACVTYAGGKRLVTGPCLRPVAAVLDPEATRTLPPRLVSEGVLEALFRTVSPYIGDPTDLPGPDALTEDLAARLVREGDRISRMRADGLPIDPSTRIRVAELSGRSQAGPTNLGRDPYSVKGWLLGNELSSELGLSKMHSIAAIWPALWRRIADGDSRLGDARRLDRIWGHMRGQAPRLPSDPVRGITELVDSWRVDRRINATPAQVDATVTRVMRAWGAGLPMLGGLYTHEVRELLTEAVSDATSPPGRPVPPMASTSPAQSLAKR, encoded by the coding sequence ATGAGCACCGAGTTCACGGCCCCGCCCGCCCCGATGCCCGGTGTCGGCCACCTGGCCGCCTGGTTGCAGCGCGACGCCGCGCACCGGGTGACCGTGCTCCACGACCCGGCCGTATCCGGCCAGCCGATCCTGGCCGCCGTACTCGCCCAGATCGAGGCCGCGGACAAGAACCCGCGTGTTCTGCCCCTGCCCGGCCCGGGAAGCCGGGACTCGATCCTGGGCCTGTCCGAAGTGCTGGACGAGGAGGAGCTGATCGTCGGCGTGGGCGGCGGATCGGTCCTGGACCAGGCCAAGCTGGCGGTCCTGTTCAGGTCCTCTCCCGAGGCCCTGTCCCGGGTATCGGCTCCCCAGCGCAGCGGCATGGTGGCCCTGCCCCCGCACCTGGGCGCATCAGTACGGGTCATCGCCGTACCGACCACACTGGGCACCGGAAGCGAGCTGAGCACGGTGGCCTGTGTGACCTACGCGGGGGGGAAGCGGCTCGTCACCGGTCCGTGCCTCCGCCCGGTGGCCGCGGTCCTGGACCCCGAAGCCACCCGGACACTGCCCCCGCGCCTGGTCTCGGAAGGGGTGCTCGAAGCGCTCTTCCGCACGGTGAGCCCCTACATAGGCGACCCCACCGACCTGCCCGGGCCGGACGCCCTCACCGAGGACCTGGCCGCCAGGCTGGTCCGCGAGGGTGACCGGATCAGCCGGATGCGCGCCGACGGCCTGCCCATCGACCCGTCCACCCGGATACGGGTGGCCGAACTGAGCGGGCGGTCCCAGGCCGGTCCGACCAACCTGGGGCGCGACCCCTACTCCGTCAAGGGTTGGCTGCTCGGCAACGAGCTCTCGTCAGAGCTCGGCCTGTCCAAGATGCACTCGATCGCGGCGATCTGGCCCGCGTTGTGGCGCCGGATCGCCGACGGTGACAGCCGACTGGGCGATGCCCGGCGGTTGGACCGGATCTGGGGGCACATGCGCGGTCAGGCGCCCCGGCTGCCCTCCGACCCGGTGCGCGGGATCACGGAGCTGGTCGACTCCTGGCGGGTCGACCGGCGGATCAACGCCACACCCGCCCAGGTGGACGCCACCGTCACCCGCGTGATGCGCGCCTGGGGAGCCGGGCTCCCGATGCTCGGCGGCCTGTACACCCACGAGGTACGCGAACTGCTCACCGAGGCGGTCTCGGACGCGACGTCCCCGCCCGGTCGGCCCGTACCCCCCATGGCTTCCACTTCCCCGGCCCAGAGCCTGGCGAAGCGGTAG
- the mpaB gene encoding daptide biosynthesis RiPP recognition protein produces MDRTELRRVKQHLMSWGTGQAVPGNPAPGSVATIVTADPAHLAGLAQSGLIGPGTVVLAAGPDTPGAVGFDGALDEPGTEISIGDDFFLQTQDYATSEFMSIIGPTLVRVSDAADFRHFLSDADRAYAEGVFPEFATAPAVRIADLPGLGASPDGDGPRTRLYVNTDGDISTSPGGSGLGRVGDPLSALQASWDRANTESALPCSVCLGATVPEAERSRELLDRPWLGRYLDVLPALRTMTVNNVGGLRVSGFGGRITQAFAETGHDHDLREPSAPVVMWDDERGYVYDLASDRVFAVEHIAASAAELILATGSVRGAAEYAHPEALSQVERFFTDAGVSLVSHGTLAGV; encoded by the coding sequence ATGGACAGAACCGAGTTGAGACGGGTCAAGCAGCACCTGATGTCCTGGGGCACCGGGCAGGCCGTACCAGGCAACCCGGCGCCCGGAAGCGTGGCGACGATCGTCACCGCCGATCCGGCGCACCTCGCAGGTCTGGCTCAGAGCGGCCTGATCGGCCCCGGAACCGTGGTTCTGGCTGCCGGCCCGGACACCCCCGGCGCGGTGGGCTTCGACGGTGCCCTGGACGAGCCGGGCACCGAGATCTCCATCGGCGACGACTTCTTCCTCCAGACCCAGGACTACGCGACCAGCGAGTTCATGTCGATCATCGGACCCACCCTCGTCCGGGTCAGTGACGCCGCGGACTTCCGTCACTTCCTGTCCGACGCCGACCGGGCCTACGCAGAGGGGGTCTTTCCCGAGTTCGCCACCGCCCCGGCGGTGCGGATCGCCGACCTCCCGGGGCTGGGAGCGTCCCCGGACGGGGACGGGCCGAGGACACGCCTGTACGTCAACACCGACGGCGACATCTCCACCTCTCCCGGTGGCAGCGGCCTCGGCCGGGTCGGGGACCCGCTCAGCGCACTCCAGGCGAGTTGGGACCGGGCCAACACGGAGAGCGCCCTCCCGTGCTCGGTCTGCCTCGGGGCGACCGTCCCCGAGGCGGAGCGGAGCCGGGAACTACTCGACCGCCCCTGGCTGGGCCGCTACCTGGACGTTCTCCCGGCTCTGCGCACCATGACCGTCAACAACGTCGGCGGACTACGGGTCTCGGGGTTCGGCGGACGGATCACCCAGGCTTTCGCGGAGACCGGTCACGACCATGACCTGCGCGAACCCTCGGCTCCGGTCGTGATGTGGGATGACGAGCGCGGTTACGTCTACGACCTCGCGAGCGACCGCGTCTTCGCCGTCGAGCACATCGCGGCCTCGGCCGCCGAGCTGATCCTGGCCACCGGTTCGGTCCGCGGCGCCGCCGAGTACGCGCACCCCGAGGCGCTGTCCCAGGTCGAGCGTTTCTTCACCGACGCGGGAGTGTCCCTGGTTTCCCACGGCACCCTGGCGGGGGTGTGA
- the mpaM gene encoding daptide-type RiPP biosynthesis methyltransferase, which translates to MTAALVPSAPPSPGLAGRTIAELGERARLSDVYGPDGADVYHDLSAEDTGEVRELVRLVRNRPGPVLDLAAGSGRITLPLLALGRHVTALDLSQDMLLLLTDRLAQAPARLRERCSVVHGDMAGFRLGTEFTSVVLGTTSVSLLAPGSRTSLYRSVAEHLAPGGRLLVSCLDRGEGPEEAVTEATGASGTRYRVHDHWPVDADHRTVTILPAELPQGPVQVCTGRVGVVGAQRLTTELTSAGFTVLERHLLTEPGQRHRVTLIEAETTP; encoded by the coding sequence ATGACCGCAGCCCTTGTCCCCTCAGCCCCGCCGTCACCGGGCCTGGCCGGACGCACCATCGCCGAGCTGGGAGAACGCGCCCGCCTCAGCGACGTCTACGGCCCCGACGGCGCCGATGTCTACCACGACCTGTCAGCCGAGGACACCGGTGAGGTGCGCGAGCTGGTCCGCCTGGTTCGGAACCGTCCGGGCCCCGTACTGGACCTGGCCGCGGGTTCGGGACGCATCACCTTGCCACTGCTGGCCCTGGGCCGCCACGTCACCGCCCTGGACCTGTCCCAGGACATGCTCCTCCTGCTCACCGACCGGCTCGCACAGGCACCCGCCCGCCTACGGGAACGGTGCTCGGTGGTCCACGGTGACATGGCCGGCTTCCGTCTCGGCACCGAGTTCACCTCGGTGGTCCTGGGCACCACGTCGGTCTCGCTGCTCGCCCCGGGCTCACGTACCAGCCTCTACCGAAGCGTGGCCGAACACCTCGCGCCCGGCGGGCGGCTGCTGGTCTCCTGCCTGGATCGCGGTGAGGGACCCGAAGAGGCCGTGACGGAGGCGACCGGTGCCAGCGGAACCCGCTACCGCGTACACGACCACTGGCCAGTGGACGCCGACCACCGCACCGTGACCATCCTGCCCGCGGAACTGCCCCAGGGCCCGGTCCAGGTGTGCACGGGACGCGTGGGTGTTGTGGGAGCCCAACGCTTGACCACCGAACTCACCTCCGCGGGTTTCACCGTCCTGGAACGCCACCTGCTGACAGAGCCCGGACAAAGGCACCGGGTCACCCTGATCGAAGCGGAGACCACACCATGA
- a CDS encoding LLM class flavin-dependent oxidoreductase — translation MVKWTHAERLWQGQALLMEPHQGFVSAAASGFRVPVGLGVTLMPLRHPYEAALQARSVAMTTGHSVVAGFGPGSRAFQAGLLGTPYASPLTAAREYLAAVRGLLDGEVVQNEGRYFNISAQLPPAAAPRVDVGLGVLRPGMAGVAGEFADVAITWLTPPDYLRDILVPAIRKGAEEAGRPCPRITAMVPVALERAQVSAPELALASNAGHIQAPHYIDMLRQAGVQVSGEDPGDTACALVEANAFVSGAPEQVAALLDQYRQAGVDEIVLNTTGVRKRCGEQEAVNDLKTILAAVAP, via the coding sequence ATGGTGAAATGGACGCACGCCGAGCGGCTCTGGCAGGGACAGGCGCTGCTGATGGAGCCCCACCAGGGGTTCGTGAGCGCCGCCGCCTCGGGGTTTCGGGTGCCGGTCGGGCTGGGCGTCACCCTGATGCCGCTGCGCCACCCCTACGAGGCGGCCCTGCAAGCCCGTTCCGTGGCGATGACGACCGGGCACTCGGTGGTCGCGGGCTTCGGCCCCGGCTCCCGCGCCTTCCAGGCCGGTTTGCTGGGCACCCCCTACGCCAGCCCGCTCACCGCAGCACGTGAGTACCTGGCCGCGGTCCGCGGGCTCCTCGACGGTGAGGTGGTCCAGAACGAGGGCCGGTACTTCAACATCTCCGCCCAACTGCCCCCCGCGGCGGCCCCCCGGGTGGACGTCGGTCTCGGAGTCCTGCGACCGGGCATGGCGGGGGTCGCGGGAGAGTTCGCCGACGTGGCGATCACCTGGCTGACCCCGCCCGACTACCTCCGGGACATCCTCGTCCCGGCCATCCGCAAGGGCGCCGAGGAGGCCGGGCGCCCCTGCCCCCGAATCACGGCGATGGTGCCGGTCGCCCTGGAAAGAGCACAGGTGAGCGCACCGGAGCTGGCCCTGGCCAGTAACGCCGGGCACATCCAGGCGCCCCATTACATCGACATGCTCCGCCAGGCCGGAGTCCAGGTCTCGGGTGAGGACCCGGGGGACACCGCCTGCGCCCTGGTCGAAGCCAACGCCTTCGTCAGCGGCGCCCCGGAACAGGTCGCCGCCCTCCTGGACCAGTACCGGCAAGCCGGTGTGGACGAGATCGTCCTCAACACCACCGGAGTACGGAAGCGGTGCGGAGAGCAAGAGGCCGTGAACGACCTGAAGACGATCCTCGCGGCGGTGGCGCCGTGA
- a CDS encoding daptide-type RiPP, giving the protein MSESFENETKSTELAPALELEMQELEAMEAPGWATVSGVSVGISIVSVAWSIT; this is encoded by the coding sequence ATGAGCGAGTCCTTCGAGAACGAGACCAAGTCCACCGAGCTGGCCCCGGCCCTGGAGCTGGAGATGCAGGAGCTGGAGGCCATGGAGGCCCCGGGTTGGGCCACGGTCAGCGGCGTCAGCGTCGGCATCAGCATCGTCTCCGTCGCCTGGAGCATCACCTGA